In Cydia amplana chromosome 13, ilCydAmpl1.1, whole genome shotgun sequence, a single genomic region encodes these proteins:
- the LOC134653261 gene encoding upstream stimulatory factor 1 isoform X1, whose amino-acid sequence MAKVEIDIDMHDHSLENSGDGELMGMVDEGSFGSAEDRSQLVAQSLFESNVDTTTYNFRDLSGGVTYKLVQMTSGEESTNNIAAHSPTHVLPDGEFFVISNPVEVFGTGTAQKKTIRTERLQAKAVTAKKRDDKRRATHNEVERRRRDKINTWITKLAALVPNSGLPDTASKGGILAKACDHITELTEKQKRLEKIEVDNEKLVLEILRLNQELTELRKENVTMRNQLADNCVVPRPKAQKP is encoded by the exons ATGGCCAAAGTGGAAATTGACATTGATATGCATGACCATTCTCTCGAAAACAG TGGAGACGGTGAACTTATGGGCATGGTAGACGAGGGATCTTTCG GGAGTGCTGAGGATCGGTCTCAATTAGTGGCTCAGTCATTATTCGAGTCCAACGTGGACACCACTACATATAACTTCAGAGATTTGT CTGGCGGTGTAACATACAAGTTAGTCCAAATGACATCTGGCGAGGAGTCCACCAATAACATAGCAGCCCACTCACCAACACATG TCCTTCCAGATGGCGAATTTTTTGTAATAAGCAACCCAGTGGAGGTGTTCGGGACTGGCACAGCACAAAAGAAAACTATCCGCACGGAACGGCTGCAGGCAAAAGCAGTTACTGCtaaaaaa CGAGACGACAAAAGGCGAGCGACACACAACGAGGTAGAGAGGCGCCGGAGAGACAAAATCAACACTTGGATCACGAAGCTGGCTGCCCTGGTGCCCAACTCGGGCCTGCCCGACACAGCAAGCAAGGGCGGCATACTGGCCAAGGCTTGTGACCACATCACAGAACTTACGGAGAAACAGAAGAG ATTAGAAAAGATAGAAGTAGACAACGAAAAGCTGGTACTAGAAATATTAAGGCTCAACCAAGAGCTAACCGAGCTCCGGAAAGAAAATGTGACGATGCGGAACCAACTGGCCGACAACTGCGTGGTGCCGCGGCCGAAGGCGCAGAAGCCTTAG
- the LOC134653261 gene encoding upstream stimulatory factor 2 isoform X2, with protein sequence MAKVEIDIDMHDHSLENSGDGELMGMVDEGSFAGGVTYKLVQMTSGEESTNNIAAHSPTHVLPDGEFFVISNPVEVFGTGTAQKKTIRTERLQAKAVTAKKRDDKRRATHNEVERRRRDKINTWITKLAALVPNSGLPDTASKGGILAKACDHITELTEKQKRLEKIEVDNEKLVLEILRLNQELTELRKENVTMRNQLADNCVVPRPKAQKP encoded by the exons ATGGCCAAAGTGGAAATTGACATTGATATGCATGACCATTCTCTCGAAAACAG TGGAGACGGTGAACTTATGGGCATGGTAGACGAGGGATCTTTCG CTGGCGGTGTAACATACAAGTTAGTCCAAATGACATCTGGCGAGGAGTCCACCAATAACATAGCAGCCCACTCACCAACACATG TCCTTCCAGATGGCGAATTTTTTGTAATAAGCAACCCAGTGGAGGTGTTCGGGACTGGCACAGCACAAAAGAAAACTATCCGCACGGAACGGCTGCAGGCAAAAGCAGTTACTGCtaaaaaa CGAGACGACAAAAGGCGAGCGACACACAACGAGGTAGAGAGGCGCCGGAGAGACAAAATCAACACTTGGATCACGAAGCTGGCTGCCCTGGTGCCCAACTCGGGCCTGCCCGACACAGCAAGCAAGGGCGGCATACTGGCCAAGGCTTGTGACCACATCACAGAACTTACGGAGAAACAGAAGAG ATTAGAAAAGATAGAAGTAGACAACGAAAAGCTGGTACTAGAAATATTAAGGCTCAACCAAGAGCTAACCGAGCTCCGGAAAGAAAATGTGACGATGCGGAACCAACTGGCCGACAACTGCGTGGTGCCGCGGCCGAAGGCGCAGAAGCCTTAG